ttcttggtcaaggtgTAGTGGAGATCCAGAcaccaaagaaaataataaaaaacaataatgaTGATAAGTAACTAAAAAGATTTCgggggtctgttcaaaagtgtctggcagtctggatttggctcgcggtctgcctattgactacccctggttAGCACACTCACAACCTTTTAATACTCCCCTTTCCTATTCTTTCTATTTCAATGTACAACTGTATTGAGCTTTTCACTTAATCTCCCCATTGACTGATAATTAAATTAGAGCCTGCTAGCATAGTGAAAATGATGGTGAGATTTTATTGTTTGATTTGATCTGATCTGTGCCATAGTATCTGCATAAACCCAAGGTGGATGTTTAATTacaatttttctgttttcagtggAGCTAAAGTTAACGTAGGTATTTTGCCCAGTTTGTGTAACATCCAATTCTGCAAGGCCATCTCTGTAAATTTGCATTGGTTCAATTAGCACTACCCTGGGAACAGCACAAACTGCTGCAGCTAGCACATCAAACATAAAACTGCATGCTTACAGTTTCACCATTTGTCATGTTTAGCAGAGTATTAGTAAGCCATGATAAAATGATGTAAAAATTATAAGATAACATAATTTACATTTGATACCAGCTATCTCAAGATTAACAAAACAGGGCACTAACATGTTGatatcagacatgccaaacctgcaaaaaaacacagaaattgggcttgtttttggcttaattggcttgtgagttgcttgctGGCTaattttttggcttgtagcttgttgcttggtGTAGCTTATAGTTTGTGGCTTGGTGTAGCTTGTTGCTTCcttttttttatcagctcctggcaagccggggcaaggggcaggcagaGGCAAGGGGTGGAGAGAGTCAGgaatgcacagcaggcccaccacagtcccagactgtatgtcggggggggggggatctaatcacatagagtgttggggttcttagggattggcttgttttggccttgttttgaaataggattaacttgatttttggcttattgtgcaagtcggggtgcttatttactgtgtgaaagCTGGCAATTGTGGTTGATATATTAAGTCAACTATATTAAGATAATAtattctgaattttgtttttacctttaagaaaataaaaaccccCACCCAGAAGAGAGCAGGCAGAGAATTTAGTTCATAATCCAACATCACATCCCCATcacagaaaatgtttatatttacatATCTGTTGCCAGTTTGTGTCAAGGCATTGGTGTGCAGAGGGACGGTCCAGtctctcctctgccctgcccgtGGCACAGCCACTCTTCTCTGGGCTCAGACTACACTCAGTGGGGTGAGCTGAGGcccggggtgggtggggggtagtCTGCAGTAGGCAGGAACAAATTGTACTGGGAGGGTGCAAATCGTACTAGGAGTTCTTATTGGTAGGGGGTCCCAGCACTAGTGTTATGGTTTCGATGGGTATGAGTCCCCGCCCTAGGGTTAGGATTCCTATTTTAGGGATTTGGGGCTAGGTTTaaggttcctatgggtaggggtCCCCAACCTAGTGTTAAAGTTCGTATGAGTAGGGGTTCCCGTCTTAGGCTTTCTATGGGTAGGGGAATGGGGCTAGGGGTAGGTTTTCTATAGGTGGGGGACTTGGGGCTAGAGTGaaggttcctatgggtaggggtCCCAGCCCTAGGCTTAGAGTTCTTATGGGTCGGGGTCCCTGCCCTacggttagggttcctatgggtaggagTCCCTGCTCCAGGGTTAGTGTCCCTGTGGGTAGGGAACTTGGGCCTAAGGTTAAGATTGCTATGGGTAGGGGTCCCTGCCCTAGGTTTATGGTTCCTGTGGGTCGGGGACTTGGGGTTGGAGTTAGTGTTCCTATGGGTAGAGGTCCCCACCCTAGGGTTAGGGTTGCTATGAGTAGAGGTCCCACCATAGGGTGAGGGTTCCCATGGGTGTGGCATTTGGGGTTAGGCTTAAGGTTCCTATGGACAGGGGACTTGGGGCTTGGGTTAGGGTTCCTAAGGGTAGGTGTCCCaccttagggttagggttcctatggatATGGGGCTAGATTTAGGGTTCATATGGGTACGGAAATTggggctagggttagggttcctgtgGATAGGGGTCCCCtacctagggttagggttcctttGAGTACGGATCTCTCACTTAGAGTTAGAGTTCCTAGGGGTAGGGGTCCCCGCTCTAGGGTTAGGGTTGCTATGGATAGGGGACTTGGGGCTATGGTTAGGGTTCCCAAGGGAAAGGGTCCCTGCCCTTGGGTTTGGGTTCCCATGGGTAGGGGTCCCCACCCTAGGCACTCCATCCTTCAAATAATGAGTTTAGAAGCAGTATTCAGGgccataagagagagagaaaaaaaatcccccccaaatACCTGATCTCCAAATACACCTGCTTCAAACTCTATTACACCTATTTGAATTTGCTCTTCTGTTTCCCCTCAGTATTTATCATCACATTTTTGTATCTGGGAGTAGCTGGTAGAGTCAGCATATGAGTTTCCTTAAATTATTtagacaagaaaagaaaatgcatatcAGGACAATATATCTATAGTGGAGCTAAGAAATTTGAGATCtgctaaataaaaatgaaaaggactCAGTGGTCAGACTCTGATTCAGGGAAGTGTCCAGTCAGggaagcaaagcacttaaatactcCCCAGGGACATAACTGCAACTAAATCAGaattcagtccctgccccactcctggggCAGCAATGCTATATGGTGCTACTTACTCAAGCCAGTCCAGCCCtaaacatttaatgaaaaatcCAATCCAAAATATCTCTTTATAAACTGGAAAACATgtatgaactttaaaaaaaattaattgacttGATTTTTCAATTAGAGTAAAGCAAACTGACACAGCACAAAGAGAAacaagaacatttaaaaacaaccacTCTTGTAAGAACAGTGGGAGCCTGCTGTAACAGTTATACAAAACAAGCATTTCCAGCAGTCCAGGTCTCTTTTTCTGCCTTTCTGAGTGGAGCTCATGTGATTCAGTTCCTGCTTTCAACATCATACTGTACTTGATTTCAGTCCTTTTATTGGAGATTTGGTATACATACAGATACATGACACTTCAAAGCTAAAATGGCTTTCCTATATAATGAGTAAAAGATAATATATTTATAAGTTACTGACACTCATACTGAAAGTGATAAGACAACATAATATTGTTAAATAAGTATTGTAAGAAGAGATCACTGTAAATCCTGGACATGATGACTGAAACTGAGATAATACTTTGAAATAATGCTTAACATCTCCTATATGCACACACACGTTATCTTAATAAACCATTTGTTTCGTCTACTTATTTGAAACACGTTAAAATTCTTTAGCTGGGAAACTAAGGACCAATGTCAAATCAGCTCTGTTTTGTGTCCCGGAAAAAAATCTGCTATTGCATTTGTATGCAAAAGTTAGCAGATTATCTTTTTTATTATATGGTCAATATGTACCATGCATCAGAAGTTAGAATCTCACCGTTAGGCTCTGGCCATAGTAGGCTGAAACTGTATTAATAATAGCTAAGTTAAAGACTATTATTAGCAATGTCCTAGTATAGTTTCCTGGACCAGCATAAAAAGGGTATTTGTTTTCTGAAgtctattttataattatgttatAGGCTATGTGCAAGGCTAGTTTGTAATGCAGTTTGGCTATCAAGAtttccagggggaaaaaatccttttccATACTGGTCACAGACGCCATGTTAAAACGTTTCAAAAGTAGTGTGGGCAGATTCAGTGATTCCAAAATGATTTCCAGCAAGTCATAATCTCATTTAAATGTACATAGTATGTGCTTGGGTTGGAagacagtaaaaactgaaaagcaCAGTAATTGTAAAATGCATAATTAGAGAGAACAGATTCCACACAAAATGTTCAGATGCATCTTAAAGTTGCCTAATCTTCATCAATCTTGTAATAAAATCAttcccagctttttaaaaaaagctataatGAGTTTAAGTgatttaacaattttaaaattacagtaataACTTGTACTTGCCAACTGTCACTGAGGTTTAGCCTGGAAAAAAATTAAGCTATAGGattctaaacattttttaaaatatgtaaactactaaaattaaaaattatgaagTAACAGCTATTTCTTTTGGAATATGATTATCATTTGACTgagaaaatgtattgatttctggAGTAACTCTGCAGAAGAACTTGTGACCATGAGAATCTGTATCTACAAAGACGTATCCTGGAGGAGATGGATAGTTTGCTGGGCAGATCTCTTGTTTCTTTGAAGTATACTCTGTACGATACATGGTTTCATCTTCAAAATGAGCTGAACTAGGGACTACAACACGTAGAGGTTTGAAACTCTGAACTGGAATTATCTCATGTGGTATATAGTGAGACCTGAATGTGGTCAAGCCATCAAATTTTCCAGTAAGTTTTGGAATTTCCTGATGTCTTCTAATAATTTCTTGCTGACAGCTGGCCCAAGCTTGAAAGTCTTCCTTCATTGTGGTGTTCCCCTGGAAAGGGACATTACTTCTTCTTCCATAAGAAACTGGTCTTATGGGGGCAACAGGACAGATCACATGTGGAACATAATCAAGATGGCTTGTGGAGTGTAAATCCATATTACCTGGAGGTGGAACATAATCTCTTATCTTGCGAGCCTCAGGCAAGGAGACTGACCATGGCTGAAAACGATCCCGGAATTCAGTGCATCCATCAAAGTGAGCATTAGACCCAACTTTAGTGTATTCAGGCTTGCAGCTTTTTGTAAACTCTCCAAGTAGCCTTTTAAAATCATTCCGGTGGGTTGTGAGATCTTCAAAGGGTTGGCTGCTTGGCTTGTATTCTTCCTTTGGTCTTACAAATTTTGGTTCCAGTTGATGAGCGATGTAAGAACTGCGATGATTAGTAACACCATCAAAAGGTACATCTGAACGTTTGGCCACACCTGGAGGCTTAAAGCTTTGTCTGGGGTTCAGCTCCCTAGGAACAAAGTCATCTTGAAATGTAGTAGAATTCCCAAACTTTTCTATAGGGGGATGATAGGTGTGTCCCAATTTATTTGGCTCCCTTCTTTGAACTTCCCATGATCTATAGTCATCTTTAAGACAAAAACAATACTTGATAGAAAGAAAGATTATAgatattattattgatttgtgGCTGTCCCATATTAAAAAATCTAATTTCTTCCCCCACCAACCCTTTTGATCAAAAGAGTTGAGTTTGAGTAACAAAGATAATTCTGTTTTACTATTACATACAGGAGTTCTGTTTACCTGCTACTATGGAAATAGACCAAACAGCCAATAAAATGCCACCTGGTACCACAAGATGcttatttcttttagaaaaaaagaaatattttctatgTACATATTTGATTTCTGTTTTCTATTGTACACAAATATCTGTATAGAGGATATGTctgcaaaaatctgcattttatctCAGGACTGTGGATGAAATACATATAAACAAAAAGTGACTGAATTATGAACAATAATTTTAGTGACAGATGCTGGTGACATCTTAAATTACAAGTGTACAGAAGCTGGTGAATAATAATATTGTTATCAAAGATGTTCTTTCCCCTCAGACCTAGTGCTGCCCAATTCTTTCTACTACCTCTACTTTTGCCACTACGCGCTCTTCGCTTCTACCAACTCTACCCCGATTCTTCTAACTTCCTACTCTGAGTGGCCTCACCTGATTTTCAGCATCTTAAGATCTTTCTCTTCTAGTCCTTGGTCTTTACCATCAGAGCATCTCTTGCCTTTCATGCAGGTAGCTCTAATAGGTCATAGCTCATAATCCACATTCAGATATTTTTAATCTGGATTGTAGATCAGATGTGCTACAATCAAATTATTAAATACAACATCTCATATGTAAAAGATTATTTGTATACCAAGGTAACCTGTCAGGATAATCTACAGGGAGGCTGTTTAGGAACTGTTGCATCAATAAGTAACAGAAGATCATCTTGTTGAAACAGGTCATCAGCCGAATGCTACACCAAGTATATAGTAAACACGAATCTGAAATCAAGTTTGTTTCATCAGTCTATGTAGAAAAACAGTAATTGTGAACTCAATTAAGTCCAGCAGCAAAGCAGGAAAGCGAGACTCTTGGCACATTGCGTCCATAATAATATTAACATGTTTCTATTTGACATTGTTTAATAATCTTTCTTACCAAAGGAGTTACAATTTTCTCCAAATGTATCTTGAAGATGTGCTTGGATTATAACTAGCATTAGAACCCaaagtttctctctccttcccttagcTGGTTTCCTATACTTCTGCCACAATCTAACCTCCTTCCAGTTGGTAAAACCTGGAGAGGGCTTCTCTTTCAGAGCCTATTAATGTTAATTCTTAAATTAATAGAATCCATTGCTGATAAACATAGGGTATTCCCTCTTCACTACTGTCACCTACTGGGCCAGAAAGTAAGAGACCAAAGTCAGAAATCAAACCTCAACTCCAATATGGCAATTCAGAATACTACCATCATTGTGGCtgtttctctctttaaaaatggcATATGTAATTACCTTGATAGGTTGGTATGGTGTCTAATTTTCCTCCCTTaatctgttttctttctaaaGGTCTTACTAATGTCACTGGTTGTATTTTATGAGGATTATAATCTCTCCTGTATGTAGTTCCAAAATCAATCTCTCCGGGTTTTGGTTTATACTCTTCTTGTACCCGAAGAGGTCGATTTACAACATCGTATGGAAGATAATCAGACCTGAAAAGGAGAAACATGCAGTACTGCTTCACAATGTTACCTTTTTCTGATTGAGACATTTGTGACATTTTTTCCATATATAGAAACTTAACAAA
Above is a window of Dermochelys coriacea isolate rDerCor1 chromosome 10, rDerCor1.pri.v4, whole genome shotgun sequence DNA encoding:
- the SAXO2 gene encoding stabilizer of axonemal microtubules 2 isoform X3, which gives rise to MEGITTFKSDYLPYDVVNRPLRVQEEYKPKPGEIDFGTTYRRDYNPHKIQPVTLVRPLERKQIKGGKLDTIPTYQDDYRSWEVQRREPNKLGHTYHPPIEKFGNSTTFQDDFVPRELNPRQSFKPPGVAKRSDVPFDGVTNHRSSYIAHQLEPKFVRPKEEYKPSSQPFEDLTTHRNDFKRLLGEFTKSCKPEYTKVGSNAHFDGCTEFRDRFQPWSVSLPEARKIRDYVPPPGNMDLHSTSHLDYVPHVICPVAPIRPVSYGRRSNVPFQGNTTMKEDFQAWASCQQEIIRRHQEIPKLTGKFDGLTTFRSHYIPHEIIPVQSFKPLRVVVPSSAHFEDETMYRTEYTSKKQEICPANYPSPPGYVFVDTDSHGHKFFCRVTPEINTFSQSNDNHIPKEIAVTS
- the SAXO2 gene encoding stabilizer of axonemal microtubules 2 isoform X1 — encoded protein: MKEKRCLCEICTCGCHHCPHKSIRIYDTGGQACLTTEYVDKYPQYGNLPPPQSLKPKEEYQAHHGRMEGITTFKSDYLPYDVVNRPLRVQEEYKPKPGEIDFGTTYRRDYNPHKIQPVTLVRPLERKQIKGGKLDTIPTYQDDYRSWEVQRREPNKLGHTYHPPIEKFGNSTTFQDDFVPRELNPRQSFKPPGVAKRSDVPFDGVTNHRSSYIAHQLEPKFVRPKEEYKPSSQPFEDLTTHRNDFKRLLGEFTKSCKPEYTKVGSNAHFDGCTEFRDRFQPWSVSLPEARKIRDYVPPPGNMDLHSTSHLDYVPHVICPVAPIRPVSYGRRSNVPFQGNTTMKEDFQAWASCQQEIIRRHQEIPKLTGKFDGLTTFRSHYIPHEIIPVQSFKPLRVVVPSSAHFEDETMYRTEYTSKKQEICPANYPSPPGYVFVDTDSHGHKFFCRVTPEINTFSQSNDNHIPKEIAVTS
- the SAXO2 gene encoding stabilizer of axonemal microtubules 2 isoform X2 translates to MKEKRCLCEICTCGSDYLPYDVVNRPLRVQEEYKPKPGEIDFGTTYRRDYNPHKIQPVTLVRPLERKQIKGGKLDTIPTYQDDYRSWEVQRREPNKLGHTYHPPIEKFGNSTTFQDDFVPRELNPRQSFKPPGVAKRSDVPFDGVTNHRSSYIAHQLEPKFVRPKEEYKPSSQPFEDLTTHRNDFKRLLGEFTKSCKPEYTKVGSNAHFDGCTEFRDRFQPWSVSLPEARKIRDYVPPPGNMDLHSTSHLDYVPHVICPVAPIRPVSYGRRSNVPFQGNTTMKEDFQAWASCQQEIIRRHQEIPKLTGKFDGLTTFRSHYIPHEIIPVQSFKPLRVVVPSSAHFEDETMYRTEYTSKKQEICPANYPSPPGYVFVDTDSHGHKFFCRVTPEINTFSQSNDNHIPKEIAVTS